In a genomic window of Borrelia maritima:
- the rplA gene encoding 50S ribosomal protein L1, protein MSKKGKKYIAAFSKVDKNKFYSIEDAISLLKEIKFVKFDETIDVSVNLNLKKNHTVRDTIVLPNQFMKPKRILVFAKGDRADEARASGATYVGDEDLINKIKNGWDEFDIVVATPDMMKDVGKLGPILGKKGLMPNPKTQTVTNNLKDAINSLKKGRTEFRANKNGVISFSFGKSSMDNKKIKENYEEFIKEVVKRRPSDLKGAFIDSVYISSTMGPSIKVNFVWR, encoded by the coding sequence ATGTCAAAAAAGGGTAAAAAATATATTGCAGCTTTTTCCAAAGTAGATAAGAATAAATTTTACAGCATTGAAGATGCAATTTCACTGTTGAAAGAAATTAAATTTGTTAAATTTGATGAAACTATAGATGTATCTGTTAATCTTAATTTAAAAAAGAATCATACTGTTAGAGATACTATAGTTTTGCCAAATCAGTTCATGAAGCCAAAAAGAATACTTGTTTTTGCAAAAGGTGATCGAGCAGATGAAGCTAGAGCTTCTGGTGCGACTTATGTTGGAGATGAGGATCTTATAAATAAGATTAAGAATGGTTGGGATGAATTTGATATTGTTGTTGCAACTCCTGATATGATGAAGGATGTTGGAAAACTTGGTCCTATTTTGGGTAAAAAGGGCTTAATGCCTAATCCAAAAACTCAAACAGTCACAAATAATCTTAAGGATGCAATCAATAGTCTTAAAAAAGGCAGAACAGAATTTAGAGCAAATAAAAATGGTGTAATAAGCTTTTCTTTTGGTAAATCTTCTATGGATAATAAAAAGATAAAGGAAAATTATGAGGAATTTATCAAGGAAGTTGTTAAAAGAAGACCTAGTGACTTAAAGGGAGCCTTTATAGATAGTGTTTATATTTCATCTACTATGGGGCCTTCTATAAAAGTTAATTTTGTTTGGAGGTAA
- the rplK gene encoding 50S ribosomal protein L11, with protein MAKKKAISWIKLQVPAAQAAPGAKIGQALGPHGVSGPQFVKEFNERTAKMDPGIVVPVIITVYSDKSFSFIVKTPPASILIKKAIGIESGSKKSNTDKVGTISKEKLMEIVRIKMPDLNAKSESAAFKIISGSARSMGVEVEK; from the coding sequence ATGGCAAAAAAAAAAGCAATTTCTTGGATTAAATTGCAGGTTCCGGCTGCCCAAGCAGCTCCAGGAGCTAAAATAGGTCAAGCGCTTGGACCACACGGAGTTAGTGGCCCTCAGTTTGTAAAGGAATTTAATGAGAGAACCGCAAAGATGGATCCCGGTATTGTGGTTCCTGTTATTATTACTGTTTATAGCGATAAGAGTTTTTCTTTTATTGTAAAGACCCCTCCAGCTTCGATTTTAATTAAAAAGGCTATTGGAATAGAATCAGGATCTAAAAAATCCAATACAGATAAAGTTGGAACTATATCAAAAGAAAAGCTGATGGAGATAGTAAGAATTAAAATGCCTGATTTAAACGCAAAATCAGAGTCAGCAGCGTTTAAAATTATTTCAGGAAGTGCGCGTTCAATGGGTGTTGAGGTGGAGAAATAA
- the nusG gene encoding transcription termination/antitermination protein NusG: MSRAWYVVQTYSQYEKKIEQDIRLLISEGVFGNVVLDVKAPIEKVEEIRNGKKRIRERKIWPGYILIELDLPEVGWKDIIANIIKVQGVINFVGVNKGQKPIPINDEEVKSVFMLTGEIKANKSIFMLYDFEEGERVRIKGGPFDSFEGLISSIDYERKKLKVAVQIFGRSTPVEVDFQHIEKI, translated from the coding sequence ATGTCTAGAGCTTGGTATGTAGTTCAAACTTATTCTCAATATGAGAAAAAGATAGAGCAAGACATAAGACTTTTAATAAGCGAAGGGGTTTTTGGCAATGTAGTATTAGATGTTAAGGCTCCTATTGAAAAAGTAGAAGAGATAAGAAATGGCAAGAAAAGAATAAGAGAGAGAAAAATTTGGCCAGGCTATATTCTTATTGAGCTAGATCTTCCAGAAGTAGGTTGGAAAGATATTATTGCTAATATTATTAAAGTTCAAGGTGTTATTAATTTTGTAGGTGTTAATAAAGGGCAAAAGCCTATTCCTATTAATGATGAAGAAGTAAAAAGTGTTTTTATGCTTACTGGTGAGATTAAAGCGAATAAATCTATTTTTATGCTTTATGATTTTGAAGAAGGAGAAAGGGTTAGAATTAAAGGCGGGCCTTTTGATTCTTTTGAAGGGCTTATTAGTTCTATTGATTACGAAAGAAAGAAATTAAAAGTTGCAGTTCAAATTTTTGGAAGGTCAACACCCGTTGAAGTTGATTTCCAACACATAGAAAAGATTTAG
- the secE gene encoding preprotein translocase subunit SecE — translation MFKFIKDSILELKKVTWPKYNEVVGNGKQVFWLVLFVSIFLGVVDYLMFLVVTYVF, via the coding sequence GTGTTTAAGTTTATCAAAGATAGTATCTTAGAGCTTAAAAAGGTAACGTGGCCTAAGTATAATGAAGTTGTTGGAAATGGAAAACAAGTTTTTTGGTTGGTATTATTTGTTTCAATTTTCTTGGGTGTAGTTGATTATCTTATGTTTCTTGTTGTAACTTATGTATTTTAG
- the rpmG gene encoding 50S ribosomal protein L33 codes for MGKKKGKGAVELISLICEETGLRNYTTTKNRRNKQEKLELMKYCPKLRKHTLHKEGKIK; via the coding sequence ATGGGTAAAAAGAAAGGAAAAGGAGCTGTTGAGCTCATATCTTTGATTTGTGAAGAGACAGGTCTTAGAAATTACACCACTACTAAGAATAGACGTAATAAGCAAGAGAAGTTAGAATTGATGAAGTATTGTCCAAAATTGAGGAAACATACTCTTCATAAGGAAGGAAAAATAAAATAA